A genomic region of Populus nigra chromosome 11, ddPopNigr1.1, whole genome shotgun sequence contains the following coding sequences:
- the LOC133706372 gene encoding ethylene-responsive transcription factor LEP-like, whose translation MENFPPLLYRNPKRSSRQSSRYLGVRRRPWGRYAAEIRNPYTKERHWLGTFDTAEEAAVAYDLSSISFSGIERARTNFYYPFFAHPSPSQEAPPPPLPPPEMEKGDQLGMEDVGTTQDDESIAIASILQSFCQSTSYSFHPQI comes from the coding sequence ATGGAAAACTTCCCTCCATTGCTTTACAGAAACCCCAAAAGAAGCTCTAGGCAATCAAGTAGATACCTTGGAGTAAGGAGAAGACCATGGGGGAGATATGCTGCCGAGATTCGCAATCCATATACTAAAGAGAGGCATTGGCTAGGCACGTTTGACACTGCTGAGGAAGCTGCTGTAGCATATGATCTATCCTCCATCTCTTTTAGTGGCATTGAAAGAGCTCGTACCAACTTTTACTACCCTTTCTTCGCGCATCCCTCTCCTTCACAAGAGGCGCCTCCACCTCCACTGCCACCGCCTGAGATGGAGAAGGGTGATCAACTTGGTATGGAGGACGTAGGTACCACACAAGATGACGAGTCTATTGCTATTGCTTCTATCTTGCAAAGCTTTTGCCAGTCCACTAGTTATTCTTTCCATCCACAAATTTAG
- the LOC133668296 gene encoding allergen Asp f 7 homolog gives MDKGSSTKEEIQGDVLQISHSPSIFVEAFNALLRCLGLGTVDHQRITQESSSTSSSKQEDDEKASEESPQYPPPTRTSDPQADPPTDTSEDPSTDAAVSALARRTPPVSRGGGGRTN, from the exons ATGGATAAAGGGTCATCAACAAAGGAGGAGATACAGGGAGATGTTCTTCAAATCTCTCATAGCCCTTCCATTTTTGTTGAAGCTTTCAATGCTCTTCTCAGGTGTCTGGGACTGGGTACTGTTGATCACCAAAGGATAACCCAAGAAAGCTCATCAACTTCAAGTTCAaagcaagaagatgatgaaaaagCCTCTGAAGAAAGCCCACAATATCCTCCTCCAACAAGAACTTCAGACCCACAAGCTGATCCTCCCACAGATACCTCT GAAGATCCTTCTACAGATGCAGCAGTAAGTGCTCTTGCGAGGCGGACTCCACCAGTAAGCAGAGGGGGAGGGGGGCGGACTAATTAA